Within the Staphylococcus argenteus genome, the region TAATCCATACAATTGAGAAATTTATTTTAGTAAATGACTTTAAAGAGATAATTATTGCGACGCCAGCACAATGGATTTCACATACACAAGATATTTTAAAGAAGCATAATATTAATGATGAACGCGTCAAAGTCGTTGCGGGTGGTACAGATCGTAATGAAACAATCATGAATATCATTGAGCACATACGTAATAATTATAGTATTACTGATGACGATGTGATTGTGACACATGATGCTGTAAGGCCATTTTTAACACAACGCATTATTAAAGAAAATATTCAAGTGGCTGTGGAACATGGTGCAGTGGATACAGTGATTGAAGCTATCGACACAATTGTGATGTCTAAAGATAAAGAACATATTCACAGCATTCCAGTGCGCAATGAAATGTATCAAGGTCAGACACCACAATCTTTTAATATTAAATTGTTACAGGAAAGTTATGATGCCTTAAGTAATGCTCAAAAAGAAATACTTTCAGACGCATGTAAAATCATTGTTGAATCAGGTCATCCAGTTAAATTAGTACGTGGTGAATTATACAATATTAAAGTGACAACACCTTATGATTTGAAAGTAGCAAACGCCATTATTCAAGGTGATATTGCCTATGATTAATCAAGTATATCAACTCGTCGCACCGAGACAATTTGATGTCACTTATAATAATGTTGATATCTATGGCAACCACGTCATTGTACGTCCGCTGTACTTGTCAATCTGTGCAGCAGATCAAAGATATTACACAGGTCGTAGAGATGAAAATGTATTGCGCCAAAAATTGCCAATGTCATTAATTCATGAAGCAGTTGGTGAAGTCGTATTTGATAGTAAAGGATCATTTGAAAAAGGTACGAAAGTAGTTATGGTACCCAATACACCTACAGAACAACATAATGTCATAGCTGAAAACTATTTAGCCTCTAGCTATTTTAGATCAAGTGGTTATGATGGTTTTATGCAAGATTATGTAGTCATGGCGCATGATCGAGTGGTTCCATTACCTGATGATATTGATTTAAGTACGATTTCGTACTCAGAATTAGTTTCAGTAAGTTATCATGCCATTCAACGATTTGAGCGTAAATCTATTCCATTGAAAAATAGTTTTGGTATATGGGGCGATGGCAACTTAGGTTATATTACAGCTATTTTGCTTCGTAAGTTATACCCAGAAGCTAAAATTTATGTATTTGGTAAGACGGACTACAAATTAAGCCATTTTTCGTTTGTAGATGAAGTTTATACAGTAAATCAAATACCACACGATTTAATGATTGACCATGCATTTGAATGTGTTGGGGGCAAAGGTAGCCAAGTTGCACTTCAACAAATCGTCGATCACATTTCACCAGAAGGCAGTATTGCTTTATTAGGTGTGAGTGAATTACCTGTAGAAGTAAATACGCGTTTAGTGCTTGAAAAAGGATTAACGCTAATTGGTAGTAGTCGAAGCGGTTCTAAAGATTTCGAGCAAGTAGTTGATTTATATCGTAAATATCCAGATATTGTTGAAAAATTAGCGCTGTTAAAAGGACATGAAATCGATGTACGTACGATGCAAGATATCGTTCAAGCATTTGAAATGGATTTATCGACATCTTGGGGAAAAACAGTGTTGAAATGGACGATTTAAGAAACCTATGGGGGAATGACAATGACAAAAATAAAACAAGCAATACATATTGATAAAATATACTGGGAACGTGTGCAGCTATATATTGAAGGACATAGTGAAGGTATAGATTTTAAAGCTGGACAATTTGTACTAAGAAATTTAACTGAGACGAAGACATTAGAAGCGAATGAAACAGTTATAGATGGAAATGCATTTAAATGTAGATTTAATGTTGCAATTTTAGACGATGGCTACTATTTGCCTATGGATAAATATTTATTTATCTACCATGAACAATTAGATTACATTGGACAACTAAATCCAAATATTATTGATCAAGCTTATGCATCTTTAAATGAGGAACAGATTGAAGAATATGATGAGCTGACGACGCAAAATGGGAAAATCAATTATTTATTAGCTAATGAAGCCAAAGTATTTCGCAAAGGTGGCGTATCACAACATACGGTTTACACAATTACTCCAGAAATAGCGAGTGATGTAAATGAATTTGTATTTGATATTCAGATTGCTTTTCCACAAGAAAAATCAGGGATGATAGCGACAGGTGCACATTGGATTCATAAACAAGGACATAAAGCATCTTTTGAAAGTCGTAGCTTTTTATTCAAAGCTATTTTCAATATTACAAAATTACTTCATATTAAAAGAAGTAAGACGATATTATTCACATCAGATTCTAGACCGAATTTGTCTGGGAACTTTAAATATGTATATGATGAATTGCTACGCCAAAAAGTAGACTATGATTATGATATACAGACCGTATTTAAGGCGAACATTACAGATAGACGTAAATGGAGAGACAAATTTAGATTACCTTATTTACTTGGTAAAGCAGACTACATCTTTGTTGATGATTTCCATCCGTTGATTTATACCGTGCGTTTTAGACCATCACAAGAAATTATTCAAGTTTGGCATGCCGTTGGTGCTTTTAAAACGGTAGGATTCAGTCGTACGGGTAAAAAAGGTGGGCCATTTATCGATTCATTAAATCATCGTAGCTACACAAAAGCATATGTATCTTCAGAAACGGACATTCCATTTTATGCTGAAGCATTCGGTATTAAAGAAGAAAATGTGGTGCCGACAGGTGTACCACGTACAGACGTATTGTTTGATGAAGCGTATGCGAAACAAATTAGGCAAGAAATGGAAGAAGAATTGCCTATTATTAAAGGTAAGAAAGTTATTCTTTTCGCACCAACATTTAGAGGTAGTGGTCATGGTACAGCACACTATCCATTTTTCAAAATAGATTTTGAACGATTAGCAAGATACTGTGAGAAAAATAATGCAATCGTATTATTTAAAATGCATCCATTTGTTAAAAATAGGTTGAATATTTCACGAGCACATCGTGAATACTTTGTAGATGTCTCAGATTATCGAGAAGTTAACGATATACTCTTTGTCACAGATTTATTAATTAGTGACTATTCATCTTTAATATACGAATATGCAGTATTTAAAAAGCCAATGATTTTCTATGCGTTTGATTTAGAAGATTATATTACGACGCGTGACTTCTATGAACCATATGAATCGTTTGTTCCAGGTAAAATTGTGCAATCATTTGATGAATTGATGGATGCTTTAAATAATGAAGATTATGAAGCTGAAAAGGTTGTACCATTCTTGGATAAACATTTTAAATATCAAGATGGTCGCTCAAGTGAACGTTTAGTCAAAGACTTATTCAGACGCTAATGAAAATATGGCAAGTTATAAATAAGATAAAGTACATGTGAAAGTAAAGTAAATGATATTTACTTAAAGAAAGTAGCATATATCAATCGTTGGGCTGAGGCGAATGTAATAATGCAACAATAAGTAATATCGTTCGAAAATGTCACAAATACTTTCGGATGTATTAAAGGAAAACTTGTCGATATAACATTTAAAGTAAAAAAATTAAATCGTTATCTAGTTCATTTTTGTATAGACATATACTTTATGAATGGATAACGATTTTTTGTTATGTTAAAGTGAAACATTAATCATGTATTTCGTATAATTTATAGCGACGAGTGTAATGGTTAAAGGAATCTTATAATGAAATGCTATAATAAGCATGATTGCAACAGGTTTTCATATACGTATTAATATTATTAACAAAGACACGTCGGAGGTACGACATGATTAAAACTACAATTAAAAAAATGATTGAACGTTGTATACATACGAGTTTTAAATTACTATCAAAATTGCCAAATAAAAATCTAATTTATTTTGAAAGCTTTCATGGTAAACAATATAGTGATAATCCTAAAGCGCTATATGAATATTTAGTTGAACATAGTGACGCGCAATTAGTTTGGGGTGTCAAAAAAGGATATGAAAGCATATTCAATCAACACAATATACCCTATGTTACAAAGTTTTCGATGAAATGGTTTTTGACGATGCCAAGAGCGAAAGCGTGGATGATTAATACACGCACACCAGATTGGTTATATAAAGGATCTCAAACAACGTATTTACAGACTTGGCACGGTACACCACTGAAGAAGATTGGTTTGGATATTAGTAATGTTAAAATGCTAGGTACAACAACAACGGCATACCAAGATGGATTTAAAAAGGAAAGTCAACGTTGGGACTACTTAGTATCACCTAATCCGTATTCAACGGATATATTTCAACATGCATTTCGTGTTAACAGAGATAAAATATTGGAAACAGGTTATCCACGTAATGATAAATTAACACATAAACAAAATGATACTGAATATATTAATCGTATTAAGACGCGATTAAATATACCTTTAGATAAAAAAATAATTATGTATGCGCCAACTTGGCGTGATGATGAAGCCATTCGAGAAGGTTCATATCACTTTAATGTTAACTTTGATATCGAAGCTTTACGTCAAGCGCTGGATGACAATTATGTCATTTTATTACGTATGCATTATTTAGTTGTGACACGTATAGATGAGCATGATGATTTCGTAAAAGATGTCTCGGATTATGAAGATATTACTGATTTGTATTTGATTAGTGATGCGCTAATTACGGACTATTCATCTGTTATGTTTGACTATGGTGTTTTAAAACGTCCACAAATTTTCTATGCTTATGATTTAGAAAAATATGGTGATGAACTTAGAGGATTTTATATGGATTATAAGAAAGAGTTGCCTGGTCCAATTGTTGAAAATCAAGCAGCACTTATTGAGACATTAAAACATATAGATATAACGGCAAATGATTATGTTGCAGCAAGAACAGCTTTTTATCAAAAATATTGTTCATTAGAAGATGGACATGCATCGCAGCGAATTTGCCAAACACTTTTTAAGTGATTCCGTAAAAAACAATAAAACATTATAAATTAATTGGTTTAATGATATAAATAATAAACGAAATGTTTGCTTGTGTGTTATTATTTGTGTATAAAAACGTCTGATATGTTGTAATATAGACTTAAACAAAATATGCTAAAATATAAGCAAAATGTGTGTAATTTTATATTTTACATTGACGTTTAGAATTTTGATTTTAAAAACGAGTTATCACAAAAAATATGCAATGAATTTTAAATAATTAAATATAGATATAGTTGAATGGAGGAAGTATTTTATGAAATACGCTGGTATTCTAGCTGGAGGTATAGGTTCAAGAATGGGTAATGTACCCTTACCTAAACAATTTTTAGATTTAGATAACAAACCTATTTTAATCCATACTTTAGAAAAATTTATTTTAATTAATGACTTTGAAAAAATTATTATTGCGACACCACAACAATGGATGACGCATACAAAAGATACACTTAGAAAATTCAAAATTTCTGATGAGAGAATTGAAGTGATTCAAGGTGGTAGCGATCGTAACGATACAATTATGAATATCGTTAAGCACATTGAATCTACAAACGGTGTAAATGAAGATGACGTTATTGTAACGCACGACGCAGTAAGACCATTTTTAACGCATCGTATCATTAAAGAAAATATTCAAGCTGCATTAGAGTATGGCGCGGTAGATACAGTTATTGATGCTATCGATACAATTGTTACATCTAAAGATAATCAAACAATTGATGCCATTCCAGTGCGTAACGAAATGTATCAAGGTCAAACACCACAATCATTCAATATTAATTTATTAAAAGAAAGCTATGCGCAGTTAAGTGATGAACAAAAGAGTATCTTATCTGATGCATGTAAAATTATCGTCGAAACAAATAAACCGGTACGTCTTGTAAAAGGTGAATTATATAACATTAAAGTAACAACACCGTATGATTTAAAAGTAGCTAACGCTATTATTCGAGGTGGTATTGCCGATGATTAATCAAGTATATCAATTAGTTGCACCTAGACAATTTGAAGTTACGTATAACAACGTAGATATTTACAGTGATTATGTCATTGTACGTCCTTTATATATGTCAATTTGTGCTGCCGATCAAAGATACTACACTGGTAGCCGTGATGAAAATGTCTTATCTCAAAAACTACCAATGTCTTTAATTCATGAAGGTGTAGGCGAAGTAGTATTTGATAGTAAAGGTATATTCAATAAGGGCACGAAAGTTGTTATGGTACCTAATACGCCAACAGAAACAGACGATGTCATTGCTGAAAACTATTTAAAATCTAGTTATTTCAGATCAAGTGGTCATGATGGCTTCATGCAAGATTTCGTGTTGCTAAATCATGATAGAGCTGTACCACTACCCGACGATATTGATTTAAGTATCATTTCATACACAGAACTTGTGACAGTTAGCCTACATGCCATTCGTCGATTTGAAAAGAAATCAATTTCCAACAAAAATACATTTGGTATTTGGGGAGACGGAAACTTAGGCTATATCACAGCTATTTTACTGCGTAAATTATATCCAGAGTCTAAAATTTATGTCTTTGGTAAAACAGATTATAAATTGAGCCATTTCTCATTTGTTGATGATGTCTTCTATATTAATAAAATACCTGAAGGCTTAACATTTGATCATGCATTTGAATGCGTTGGTGGACGTGGTAGTCAATCGGCAATTAATCAGATGATTGATTACATTTCACCTGAAGGCAGCATTGCTTTATTAGGCGTAAGTGAGTTCCCAGTTGAAGTTAATACACGTCTTGTGTTAGAAAAAGGTTTGACATTGATTGGTAGCAGCCGAAGCGGATCAAAAGATTTCCAAGATGTTGTAGACTTATACATTAAATACCCAGATATCGTAGATAAATTAGCACTGTTAAAAGGGCAAGAATTTGAGATTGCGACAATTAATGATTTAACAGAAGCTTTTGAAGCAGACTTATCTACATCTTGGGGTAAAACAGTACTTAAATGGATTATGTAAATAGAAAAGGATGAATTAACGTTGGTTAAAAGTAAGATATATATAGATAAAATCTATTGGGAACGTGTTCAATTATTCGTTGAAGGACATAGTGAAAACCTAGATTTAAAAGATAGCAATTTTGTATTAAGAAATTTAACTGAGACACGCACAATGAAGGCAAATGATATCAAAGTTGATGGTAATCAATTCGTTTGTCGTTTCAATGTAGCTATCTTAGACAATGGTTATTACTTACCTGAAGATAAGTATTTATTAGTTAATGAGCAAGAACTTGATTATATAGCACAGTTAAATCCAGATGTGATTAACGATGCATATCAAAATTTAAAGCCAGAACAAGAAGAACAATACAACGAATTAGAAACACAAAATGGTAAAATCAACTTCTTATTGCAGACTTATCTAAAAGAATTTAGAAAAGGCGGCGTATCAAAGAAAACGGTTTATACTGTTAAACCTGAGATTTCTAGCGATGTTAATGAATTTGTCCTTGATGTTGTTGTATCAACACCGGAAGTAAAAAGTATGTTTATCGTTCGTAAATATAAAGAATTACGTAAGTATTTCCGTAAACAATCGTTTAATACAAGACAATTTATTTTTAAGGCGATATTTAATACTACTAAATTTTTCCACTTGAAAAAGGGCAATACAGTATTATTCACATCAGACTCTAGACCAACAATGTCTGGGAATTTTGAATACATCTATAATGAAATGTTACGTCAAAACCTAGATGAAAAGTATGATATTCACACTGTGTTCAAAGCAAATATTACAGATAGACGTGGTATTATCGACAAATTTAGATTGCCATATTTGCTTGGTAAAGCAGATTACATTTTTGTTGATGACTTCCATCCGTTGATTTATACAGTGCGTTTCAGACGTTCTCAAGAGGTTATTCAAGTATGGCATGCAGTTGGCGCCTTTAAAACAGTCGGCTTTAGCCGTACTGGTAAAAAAGGCGGACCATTCATAGATTCTTTAAATCATCGTAGCTATACAAAAGCTTATGTATCATCAGAAACCGATATTCCATTTTACGCTGAAGCATTTGGTATAAAAGAGAAAAATGTAGTGCCTACTGGTGTACCTCGTACAGACGTTTTATTTGATAAAGCGTATGCGAAACAAATTAGACAAGAGATGGAAGATGAATTACCAATTATTAAAGATAAGAAAGTCATTCTTTTCGCACCAACATTCAGAGGTAGTGGCCATGGTACAGCACATTATCCATTTTTCAAAATAGATTTTGAACGTTTAGCAAGATACTGTGAGAAAAATAATGCGGTTGTATTATTTAAAATGCATCCGTTTGTAAAAAATAGACTTAATATTGCTGACAAGCATAAACAATATTTTGTTGATGTTTCTGACTTTAGAGAAGTTAACGATATACTGTTTATAACAGATTTATTAATTAGTGACTATTCATCTTTAATATACGAATATGCAGTATTTAAAAAGCCAATGATTTTCTATGCGTTTGATTTAGAAGATTACATTACAACGCGTGATTTCTATGAACCATATGAATCATTTGTTCCAGGAAAAATTGTGCAATCATTTGATGAATTGATGGATGCCCTGGATAATGAAGATTATGAAGGAGAAAAAGTTATTCCGTTCTTAGATAAACATTTTAAATATCAAGATGGCCGATCAAGTGAACGTTTAGTTAGAAATTTATTTGGTAGCTAAGTTTATATAGCGGTCACAGTGGGAGAGGTATAATGGTAAAATTTTCAGTAATAGTTCCAACATACAATTCAGAAAAATATATAACAGAATTGCTAAATAGCCTTGCGAAACAAGATTTTCCGAAAACTGATTTTGAAGTGATTGTCGTTGATGACTGTTCAACAGATCAAACGTTACAAATAGTTGAAAAGTATCGTAATAAATTAAATATGAAAGTAAGTCAACTCGAAACAAATTCAGGCGGTCCAGGTAAACCGAGAAATGTGGCGTTAAGACAAGCAGAAGGTGAATTTGTATTATTTGTGGATTCTGATGACTACATTAGCAAAGAGACATTGAAAGATGCATCAGCATTTATTGATGAACATCACTCCGATGTATTATTGATTAAAATGAAAGGTGTTAATGGTCGTGGTGTACCACAATCGATGTTTAAAGAAACAGCACCGGAAGTCACTTTGTTAAATTCAAGAATTATCTATACTTTGAGCCCAACTAAAATCTATAGAACAGCTTTACTAAAAGATAATGACATTTATTTTCCAGAAGAATTAAAGAGTGCAGAAGATCAACTTTTTACTATGAAAGCATATTTAAATGCAAATCGAATTAGTGTGCTAAGTGATAAAGCGTATTACTATGCTACTAAACGTGAAGGGGAACATATGAGTAGTGCATATGTTTCACCAGAAGACTTTTATGAAGTAATGAGATTGATTACATTAGAAATTCTAAAAGCTGATTTAGAAGAATCCCATAAAGATCAAATCTTAGCAGAATTTTTAAATCGTCATTTTAGTTTTTCACGTACGAATGGTTTTTCACTTAAAGTTAAGTTGGAAGACCAACCACAATGGATTAATGCGTTAGGAGACTTTATACAAGCAGTGCCAGAACGCGTAGATGCATTAGTGTTAAGCAAATTGCGCCCATTATTACACTATGCTAGAACCAAAGATATCGATAATTATAGAACTGTAGAAGAAAGTTATCGCCAAGGTCAGTATTATCACTTTGATATAGTAGATGGCAAATTAAATATTCAATTCAATGAAGGTGAGCCAAGCTTTGAAGGTATTGATATTGCTAAACCGAAAGTGAAAATGACAGCATTTAAATTTGATAACCATAAAATTGTTACAGAACTAACATTAAATGAATTTATGATTGGCGAAGGGCATTATGATGTCAGACTTAAGTTACATTCACGAAACAAGAAACATACAATGTATGTACCTTTAAGTGTTAATGCGAATAAACAATATCGTTTTAACATTATGTTAGAAGATATTAAAACGTATTTACCAAAGGAAAAAATTTGGGATGTTTTCTTAGAAGTCCAAATAGGCACTGAAGTATTTGAGGTTCGTGTTGGAAATCAACGTAATAAATATGCATATCCTGCTGAAACAAGTGCGTTAATTCATTTAAACAATGATTTCTATAGATTAACACCTTATTTCACTAAAGACTTTAATAACATTTCACTATACTTTACTGCTATTACGTTAGCGGATTCAATATCAATGAAGTTAAAAGGTAAAAACAAAATTATCTTAACCGGTATTGATAGAGGTTATGTATTTGAAGAAGGTATGGCAAGTGTTATCTTAAAAGACCAAATGATTATGGGTATGTTAAGCCAAACGTCAGACAATGAAGTGGAAATCCTACTCAGCGAAGATATTAAAAAGCGCGACTTCAAAAATATCATAAAATTCAACACAGCACATGTAACATATCAAATAAACAAATAACAAAGGCCCCTCAAATCATTGTAGACACAAACCATGATACACAATGATTTGAGGGCTTTGTTTTGAGTGGAAAGTTTAAATGTGTAATCAAAGCAACTAAATTAAAGACATACAAAAACTGTTGGCAAAATTATGTCAGCAGTTTTCTTTGTACCAAAATTGATATGGTGAAAGCTATAATAATTATTTGATGTTAAAATGCCACTTTATAAAAAGAAATGATGTCAAATATTAGTAAGAATGATAATTAAATGTTAGCGCATTTTTTTAATAATTTATTCATGAATTTTACATGTACTATTGTGATAAAATAAACGTAATTAAAAATTCACTGAGGTGCTATCGTGCTATCGCTAACAATGTTATTACTTGAACGTGTAGGTTTAATTATTATTTTAGCCTATGTGTTGATGAATATACCGTATTTTAAAAATTTAATGAATCGTCGACGTACATGGAAAGCACGTTGGCAGTTATGCATCATTTTTAGTCTATTTGCCTTAATGTCCAATTTAACAGGTATAGTCATTGATCATCAGCATAGCTTATCGGGTAGTGTGTATTTTCGCTTAGATGATGATGTATCTTTAGCCAATACACGTGTGTTAACAATTGGTGTCGCAGGTTTAGTCGGTGGTCCTTTTGTAGGTCTATTTGTAGGTATTATTTCAGGTATTTTTAGAGTTTATATGGGTGGTGCAGATGCACAAGTTTACTTAATTTCTTCATTGTTCATCGGTATTATCGCTGGCTATTATGGTTTACAAGCACAGAGACGTAAACGTTATCCAAGTATCGCGAAAAGTGCCATGATTGGTATATTTATGGAAGTAATCCAGATGTTGAGCATCTTAACATTTTCACATGACAAAGCATATGCGATTGAACTTATTTCATTAATCGCTTTGCCTATGATTATAGTGAATAGTGTGGGTACAGCTATTTTTATGTCAATTATTATTTCAACATTGAAACAAGAAGAACAAATGAAAGCCGTGCAAACCCATGACGTGTTGCAATTAATGAATCAAACATTGCCTTATTTTAAAGAAGGATTAAATAGAGAATCAGCGCAGCAAATTGCCGTGATTATCAAAGATTTAATGAAAGTATCTGCCGTAGCGATTACTAGTAAAAATGAAATTTTATCTCATGTTGGTGCAGGTAGTGATCATCACATTCCAACAAATGAAATATTAACGAGCTTATCTAAAGATGTATTGAAATCGGGGCGCTTAAAAGAAGTGCATACTAGAGAAGAAATTGGCTGTAGCCATCCTAATTGTCCACTTAGAGCTGCCATTGTTATCCCACTGGAGATGCATGGTTCAATTGTCGGAACGCTAAAAATGTACTTTACCAATCCTAATGATTTAACATTTGTTGAACGTCAATTGGCTGAAGGTTTAGCTAATATATTTAGTAGTCAAATTGAACTAGGTGAAGCAGAAACACAAAGTAAATTATTGAAAGATGCGGAAATTAAATCACTACAAGCACAAGTTAGTCCACACTTTTTCTTTAATTCAATTAATACAATTTCAGCATTAGTTAGAATTAACAGTGAAAAGGCGCGAGAGTTGCTATTAGAATTGAGTTACTTTTTCCGTGCAAACTTACAAGGCTCAAAGCAACATACAATTACTTTAGACAAAGAGTTAAGTCAAGTTCGTTCATACTTATCATTGGAACAAGCACGATATCCAGGCAGATTTAACATTAATATCAATGT harbors:
- a CDS encoding D-ribitol-5-phosphate cytidylyltransferase — translated: MKYAGILAGGIGSRMGNVPLPKQFLDLDNKPILIHTLEKFILINDFEKIIIATPQQWMTHTKDTLRKFKISDERIEVIQGGSDRNDTIMNIVKHIESTNGVNEDDVIVTHDAVRPFLTHRIIKENIQAALEYGAVDTVIDAIDTIVTSKDNQTIDAIPVRNEMYQGQTPQSFNINLLKESYAQLSDEQKSILSDACKIIVETNKPVRLVKGELYNIKVTTPYDLKVANAIIRGGIADD
- a CDS encoding alcohol dehydrogenase catalytic domain-containing protein; protein product: MINQVYQLVAPRQFDVTYNNVDIYGNHVIVRPLYLSICAADQRYYTGRRDENVLRQKLPMSLIHEAVGEVVFDSKGSFEKGTKVVMVPNTPTEQHNVIAENYLASSYFRSSGYDGFMQDYVVMAHDRVVPLPDDIDLSTISYSELVSVSYHAIQRFERKSIPLKNSFGIWGDGNLGYITAILLRKLYPEAKIYVFGKTDYKLSHFSFVDEVYTVNQIPHDLMIDHAFECVGGKGSQVALQQIVDHISPEGSIALLGVSELPVEVNTRLVLEKGLTLIGSSRSGSKDFEQVVDLYRKYPDIVEKLALLKGHEIDVRTMQDIVQAFEMDLSTSWGKTVLKWTI
- the tarL gene encoding teichoic acid ribitol-phosphate polymerase TarL; the protein is MVKSKIYIDKIYWERVQLFVEGHSENLDLKDSNFVLRNLTETRTMKANDIKVDGNQFVCRFNVAILDNGYYLPEDKYLLVNEQELDYIAQLNPDVINDAYQNLKPEQEEQYNELETQNGKINFLLQTYLKEFRKGGVSKKTVYTVKPEISSDVNEFVLDVVVSTPEVKSMFIVRKYKELRKYFRKQSFNTRQFIFKAIFNTTKFFHLKKGNTVLFTSDSRPTMSGNFEYIYNEMLRQNLDEKYDIHTVFKANITDRRGIIDKFRLPYLLGKADYIFVDDFHPLIYTVRFRRSQEVIQVWHAVGAFKTVGFSRTGKKGGPFIDSLNHRSYTKAYVSSETDIPFYAEAFGIKEKNVVPTGVPRTDVLFDKAYAKQIRQEMEDELPIIKDKKVILFAPTFRGSGHGTAHYPFFKIDFERLARYCEKNNAVVLFKMHPFVKNRLNIADKHKQYFVDVSDFREVNDILFITDLLISDYSSLIYEYAVFKKPMIFYAFDLEDYITTRDFYEPYESFVPGKIVQSFDELMDALDNEDYEGEKVIPFLDKHFKYQDGRSSERLVRNLFGS
- the tarK gene encoding teichoic acid ribitol-phosphate polymerase TarK; this encodes MTKIKQAIHIDKIYWERVQLYIEGHSEGIDFKAGQFVLRNLTETKTLEANETVIDGNAFKCRFNVAILDDGYYLPMDKYLFIYHEQLDYIGQLNPNIIDQAYASLNEEQIEEYDELTTQNGKINYLLANEAKVFRKGGVSQHTVYTITPEIASDVNEFVFDIQIAFPQEKSGMIATGAHWIHKQGHKASFESRSFLFKAIFNITKLLHIKRSKTILFTSDSRPNLSGNFKYVYDELLRQKVDYDYDIQTVFKANITDRRKWRDKFRLPYLLGKADYIFVDDFHPLIYTVRFRPSQEIIQVWHAVGAFKTVGFSRTGKKGGPFIDSLNHRSYTKAYVSSETDIPFYAEAFGIKEENVVPTGVPRTDVLFDEAYAKQIRQEMEEELPIIKGKKVILFAPTFRGSGHGTAHYPFFKIDFERLARYCEKNNAIVLFKMHPFVKNRLNISRAHREYFVDVSDYREVNDILFVTDLLISDYSSLIYEYAVFKKPMIFYAFDLEDYITTRDFYEPYESFVPGKIVQSFDELMDALNNEDYEAEKVVPFLDKHFKYQDGRSSERLVKDLFRR
- a CDS encoding ribitol-5-phosphate dehydrogenase, with amino-acid sequence MINQVYQLVAPRQFEVTYNNVDIYSDYVIVRPLYMSICAADQRYYTGSRDENVLSQKLPMSLIHEGVGEVVFDSKGIFNKGTKVVMVPNTPTETDDVIAENYLKSSYFRSSGHDGFMQDFVLLNHDRAVPLPDDIDLSIISYTELVTVSLHAIRRFEKKSISNKNTFGIWGDGNLGYITAILLRKLYPESKIYVFGKTDYKLSHFSFVDDVFYINKIPEGLTFDHAFECVGGRGSQSAINQMIDYISPEGSIALLGVSEFPVEVNTRLVLEKGLTLIGSSRSGSKDFQDVVDLYIKYPDIVDKLALLKGQEFEIATINDLTEAFEADLSTSWGKTVLKWIM
- the tarF gene encoding teichoic acid glycerol-phosphate transferase TarF → MIKTTIKKMIERCIHTSFKLLSKLPNKNLIYFESFHGKQYSDNPKALYEYLVEHSDAQLVWGVKKGYESIFNQHNIPYVTKFSMKWFLTMPRAKAWMINTRTPDWLYKGSQTTYLQTWHGTPLKKIGLDISNVKMLGTTTTAYQDGFKKESQRWDYLVSPNPYSTDIFQHAFRVNRDKILETGYPRNDKLTHKQNDTEYINRIKTRLNIPLDKKIIMYAPTWRDDEAIREGSYHFNVNFDIEALRQALDDNYVILLRMHYLVVTRIDEHDDFVKDVSDYEDITDLYLISDALITDYSSVMFDYGVLKRPQIFYAYDLEKYGDELRGFYMDYKKELPGPIVENQAALIETLKHIDITANDYVAARTAFYQKYCSLEDGHASQRICQTLFK
- a CDS encoding D-ribitol-5-phosphate cytidylyltransferase — its product is MIYAGILAGGIGSRMGNVPLPKQFLDIDNKPILIHTIEKFILVNDFKEIIIATPAQWISHTQDILKKHNINDERVKVVAGGTDRNETIMNIIEHIRNNYSITDDDVIVTHDAVRPFLTQRIIKENIQVAVEHGAVDTVIEAIDTIVMSKDKEHIHSIPVRNEMYQGQTPQSFNIKLLQESYDALSNAQKEILSDACKIIVESGHPVKLVRGELYNIKVTTPYDLKVANAIIQGDIAYD
- the tarS gene encoding poly(ribitol-phosphate) beta-N-acetylglucosaminyltransferase, with amino-acid sequence MVKFSVIVPTYNSEKYITELLNSLAKQDFPKTDFEVIVVDDCSTDQTLQIVEKYRNKLNMKVSQLETNSGGPGKPRNVALRQAEGEFVLFVDSDDYISKETLKDASAFIDEHHSDVLLIKMKGVNGRGVPQSMFKETAPEVTLLNSRIIYTLSPTKIYRTALLKDNDIYFPEELKSAEDQLFTMKAYLNANRISVLSDKAYYYATKREGEHMSSAYVSPEDFYEVMRLITLEILKADLEESHKDQILAEFLNRHFSFSRTNGFSLKVKLEDQPQWINALGDFIQAVPERVDALVLSKLRPLLHYARTKDIDNYRTVEESYRQGQYYHFDIVDGKLNIQFNEGEPSFEGIDIAKPKVKMTAFKFDNHKIVTELTLNEFMIGEGHYDVRLKLHSRNKKHTMYVPLSVNANKQYRFNIMLEDIKTYLPKEKIWDVFLEVQIGTEVFEVRVGNQRNKYAYPAETSALIHLNNDFYRLTPYFTKDFNNISLYFTAITLADSISMKLKGKNKIILTGIDRGYVFEEGMASVILKDQMIMGMLSQTSDNEVEILLSEDIKKRDFKNIIKFNTAHVTYQINK